In one window of Plasmodium cynomolgi strain B DNA, chromosome 13, whole genome shotgun sequence DNA:
- a CDS encoding hypothetical protein (putative) yields the protein MKQPPSKEILSLPQRGRRRVGRDSASSDGVESEDNGEQSGYDSAKEIADSAEETDDSAEEIDDSAKEIDDGGKSGSSVHVDGSDEASAQNVALPYAKKKIKDDRIEKTYQYEYLDHPADVILHSYGKTLRECFESACISMFNYMCNLNKVEPKLLRHITARGGTLEDLLYNFLTECHFLYGSEYIICKAVDILVFDQKSFFIEAYAYGDVFSPDLHECGTEIKAITKHELRICLKEDLWEAVKGTPRESCRTVVHLILFGAINPTAYLVAFFGNHEFLNISRRIIRNTE from the exons ATGAAGCAACCGCCCAGCAAAGAAATTCTTTCCTTGCCCCAGAGGGGGAGGCGACGAGTTGGCAGGGACAGCGCTAGTAGTGACGGGGTGGAGTCGGAGGATAACGGTGAGCAGAGTGGGTACGACAGCGCGAAAGAAATTGCTGACAGCGCGGAAGAAACTGATGACAGCGCGGAAGAAATTGATGACAGCGCGAAAGAAATTGATGACGGCGGCAAAAGCGGGAGCAGCGTGCATGTCGACGGCAGCGACGAGGCGAGCGCGCAGAACGTGGCCCTGCCctatgcaaagaaaaaaataaaggacgACCGAATCGAAAAGACGTACCAGTACGAATACCTGGACCATCCAGCCGATGTCATTTTACACAGTTACGGAAAGACCCTAAGGGAATGCTTCGAGTCTGCATGCATATCCATGTTTAACTACATGTGTAACTTGAATAAAGTGGAACCAAAACTCTTAAGGCACATAACAGCTAGAGGGGGAACCCTGGAAGACTTACTCTACAACTTTTTAACCGAATGCCATTTCTTGTATGGCAGTGAATACATCATTTGTAAAGCTGTAGACATTTTAGTTTTCGATCAGAAGTCCTTTTTCATCGAGGCCTATGCATATGGCGATGTTTTTTCGCCTGACTTGCACGAATGTGGCACGGAGATAAAGGCTATTACAAAACATGAACTGCGAATTTGCTTGAAGGAGGACCTTTGGGAGGC TGTGAAGGGTACCCCCCGTGAGAGCTGTCGAACAGTGGTCCACCTCATTTTATTTGGCGCCATCAATCCGACTGCATACCTTGTAGCCTTTTTTGGAAACCATGAGTTTTTAAACATTTCAAGAAGGATAATCCGCAACACGGAATGA
- a CDS encoding hypothetical protein (putative): MNKKKDNISNLFSFNDPIIKEKIAKFNQIIERKKEFLCETSESKRGGQDEMSPNVCETSTFGYTFIDKVVNFSHKEDIEDLIQHDEDDEDDPSHCDYPYQHHRGRLENRADSQTTEIYLRENRSEHEGDLPPCAENPHEQRGGSSKDRTGHYDHVDRAKHPQWEEKKSGGKKHNPPQSLNPEKNSKRRTEKGKEEILFNNKVIIDSRKKDLILDQLKLKFDEFKIDTLTIPQKPLTIIDENGVEKKKLFIFNINNSGDRRKNEKKRIQIVYDRVGGSQTGESPAGQCLTGKAPVEGTKDAGVTNGVDVTNDADLNNAANVNNAANVSNAANVSNAANVSNAANATNAANVNNAANATNAANAANATNAANAANAANAANAANVNNDEDVTELVNRIKEQKESYLYFVVKNNQLMLKSNNDYFSIMMHYLCEGTSAINLQMIYYLIMKPSHMDMLLYLILTYHKFSFIDLVDQFENVSICNIVESSFEEMTLYDYYYFFFHILEVSHEQFYMSLEVLESMKLLLNKYNYFLGRMHKNSIFSNAKFVLGMGDIRDVHRVFLPKNGTLQYILNTKLEFIRYQQMNFLQETHWDEIENYHHLNRLDKLVYFTKDLYYEFTKKNIYRKMGEITCEQKHLDKVQMIESCKKKLPPYKKGVKFMNFLGVHSHSFVWQVYCTDMELFCVLKFKQIHARENNPRREREAPHLGHIEAEINAALRNFQAEVKEKQIECLYVPISVEVTDRLIEKTMYINGTPLNEFIYSEFLSGIDLKLRVFKLKCIMLKIMKVVMSFLNLPTLIILKCSRIFVKEDSLMVNGGIPLGLLSAESVRFLLDGVDETIATRTYSKTLWHYLPPEISGEGSGGGSGGRSGGKRGCTNGVPNGGGSPPPNCFLLEDRTQLEKAYSYMIGKVFEEALIDTFTGDKFDYLNFDEDVKAFLESCLSENMEQRQPLSQLPHHSCFSDCFDLYINIYDDNINAYHNDREKAIRLRDLKYINSFDYRIFSIPSESDSESSSRAPSSCTSDSRHFNTSSGYSSSSRL; encoded by the exons atgaacaaaaaaaaagacaatatATCAAATTTATTCTCCTTTAACGACCCAatcataaaggaaaaaatagcaaagttCAATCAGATAatcgaaaggaagaaggagtttTTGTGTGAAACAAGTGAGAGTAAAAGGGGTGGGCAGGATGAAATGTCTCCGAATGTATGTGAGACGTCTACATTTGGGTATACCTTCATCGACAAGGTGGTGAACTTCTCCCACAAGGAGGACATAGAGGACTTGATACAGCACGACGAAGATGACGAGGATGATCCCTCTCACTGTGATTACCCTTATCAGCACCATCGTGGTCGCCTAGAGAACAGAGCAGATAGCCAAACGACGGAGATCTACCTCAGGGAGAATAGAAGCGAGCATGAAGGGGACCTCCCGCCCTGTGCAGAGAACCCACATGAGCAGCGGGGAGGCAGCAGTAAGGACCGCACGGGTCACTATGACCATGTGGACCGCGCAAAGCACCCgcaatgggaagaaaaaaaaagtggaggcAAGAAGCATAATCCGCCCCAAAGCTTGAACCCCgagaaaaatagcaaaaggaggacagaaaaagggaaagaagaaattctATTTAACAATAAAGTAATAATTGATAGCCGAAAAAAAGACCTAATCCTGGACCAACTGAAACTGAAGTTTGACGAATTCAAAATAGATACCTTGACCATCCCGCAGAAGCCACTTACCATCATCGACGAGAATGGTGTCGAGAAAAAGaagctgttcatttttaacattaacAACAGCGGCGACAGGAGGAAGAACGAGAAGAAAAGGATCCAAATTGTGTACGACAGGGTGGGGGGATCACAAACGGGAGAGTCTCCAGCGGGACAGTGTCTAACGGGGAAAGCTCCTGTGGAGGGCACCAAGGACGCGGGTGTCACCAACGGGGTGGACGTCACCAACGACGCTGACCTCAACAACGCCGCAAATGTCAACAACGCCGCAAACGTCAGCAACGCCGCAAACGTCAGCAACGCCGCAAACGTCAGCAACGCCGCAAACGCCACCAACGCCGCAAACGTCAACAACGCCGCAAACGCCACCAACGCCGCAAACGCCGCAAACGCCACCAACGCCGCAAACGCCGCAAACGCCGCAAACGCAGCCAACGCCGCAAACGTCAACAACGACGAAGACGTCACCGAGCTGGTGAACAGAAtaaaggagcaaaaggagTCGTACCTCTACTTCGTCGTTAAGAACAACCAACTCATGCTAAAGAGCAACAATGACTACTTCAGCATCATGATGCATTACCTATGTGAAGGCACCTCTGCAATAAATCTACAAATGATCTACTACCTTATAATGAAACCATCACACATGGATATGCTTCTCTACCTCATCCTAACTTATCACAAATTCTCCTTCATCGATTTAGTGGACCAATTCGAAAACGTATCTATTTGTAATATCGTGGAGAGTTCCTTCGAGGAAATGACCTTATACGATTAttactactttttttttcatattttggaGGTTTCGCATGAGCAGTTTTATATGTCTTTGGAGGTACTGGAGAGTATGAAGCTTCTTCTGAATAAATATAACTACTTCCTGGGGAGGATGCATAAGAATTCGATTTTTTCCAACGCCAAGTTTGTGCTTGGTATGGGAGACATAAGGGACGTCCACCGGGTGTTCCTCCC GAAAAACGGAACGCTACAGTACATCCTTAACACCAAATTGGAGTTCATACGTTATCAgcaaatgaattttttacaagAGACCCACTGGGATGAAATCGAAAACTACCACCACCTGAATCGTTTGGACAAACTGGTTTACTTTACGAAGGACCTCTACTATGAAtttacaaagaaaaatatctacAGAAAGATGGGAGAAATCACATGTGAGCAGAAGCACTTGGACAAGGTGCAAATGATCGAGTCGTGTAAGAAGAAGCTACCTCCCTACAAGAAGGGGGTtaaatttatgaattttttgggGGTGCACTCTCACTCCTTCGTGTGGCAGGTGTATTGCACGGACATGGAACTATTTTGTGTACTCAAGTTTAAGCAAATCC ACGCGCGCGAGAACAACCCACGTAGGGAGAGGGAGGCACCCCACCTAGGGCACATCGAAGCGGAGATAAACGCCGCGCTGCGCAACTTCCAAGCAGAGGtcaaggagaagcaaatagAATGCTTATACGTCCCCATCTCAGTGGAGGTCACAGATAGACTGATCGAAAAAACGATGTATATCAATGGGACCCCATTGAACGAATTTATTTACAGCGAGTTCCTTTCCGGTATCGATTTGAAGCTCCGAGTCTTTAAGCTCAAATGCATTATgctaaaaattatgaaagtCGTCATGAGTTTTTTAAACCTCCCTACGCTGATCATACTTAAGTGTTCGCGCATCTTCGTTAAGGAGGACAGCTTGATGGTGAATGGTGGCATTCCGCTGGGGTTGCTGTCCGCCGAGTCTGTGCGCTTCCTCCTGGACGGCGTCGACGAGACGATCGCTACGCGCACGTACAGCAAAACGCTTTGGCATTACCTCCCGCCGGAGATTAGCGGTGAAGGAAGCGGCGGAGGAAGCGGCGGAAGAAGTGGCGGAAAACGCGGCTGCACAAATGGCGTACCAAACGGTGGAGGAAGCCCCCCGCCCAACTGCTTCCTCCTGGAAGACAGGACGCAGCTAGAGAAAGCCTACTCCTACATGATCGGAAAGGTATTCGAAGAAGCCCTCATAGATACTTTCACAGGCGACAAATTCGACTACCTCAATTTCGACGAAGATGTGAAAGCCTTTCTTGAGTCCTGCTTGTCCGAAAATATGGAGCAGCGACAACCACTTAGTCAACTCCCACACCACAGCTGCTTCTCAGATTGCTTCGATCTGTACATTAATATTTACGACGACAATATTAACGCTTACCATAATGACAGGGAGAAAGCCATTCGACTAAGAGATCTGAAATACATTAACAGTTTTGattacagaattttttctattccttCTGAATCTGATTCTGAGTCTTCCTCTCGGGCTCCTTCCTCCTGCACCTCCGACTCGCGCCACTTTAATACCTCCAGTGGGTACTCCTCCAGCTCGCGTCTCTAA
- a CDS encoding transcription initiation TFIID-like (putative): MAQPLKRAKLNSEQAQNIYAQSENNMSVHNISMNATLCSSLNLDNLYRHFANCIYNPREFKCMRIDVPVSTRSIKKYVRFVNKKGERQKRSEGVVLSSDGTTNVVTPSPGVDTTSQIVEAPKEGDVTITQGDTTPDEKNDSNEKIIINVSIFANGKIICTGNNSIEACKIAMKKIERKLKQLNFKNISIKNVTITNILAVYNVGFSIVLPLFAQYYKSVDYDPNVFPACKVKIALTSESERDTSEASEQAEGNFAWSTARSTAERSRSKVDVVSASIFSTGNITLTGGKSYQNLQRCIDILYPYLIKSKSQH, translated from the exons ATGGCGCAACCGTTGAAGAGGGCCAAGCTGAACAGCGAACAAGCACAAAACATCTACGCCCAAAGCGAAAACAACATGAGCGTTCATAACATATCGATGAATGCAACCCTGTGCTCCTCACTCAACCTAGACAACCTCTACAGGCATTTCGCTAACTGCATTTACAACCCTCGAGAATTTAAATGCATGAGAATTGATGTTCCAGTGAGTACTCgtagtataaaaaaatatgtcagatttgtaaataaaaaaggggagagacaGAAAAGGAGCGAAGGAGTTGTTCTTTCCAGTGATGGAACGACTAATGTAGTTACACCTTCACCGGGGGTGGATACAACATCTCAGATTGTTGAAGCTCCCAAGGAAGGAGATGTCACCATTACCCAGGGGGATACTACTCCTGATGAGAAGAACGActcgaatgaaaaaattatcattaacgtgtctatttttgcaaatgggaaaattatttgcacAGGAAATAATTCGATAGAGGCTTGTAAAATagccatgaaaaaaattgagaggAAGTTGAAGCAGCTgaactttaaaaatatcagcATAAAAAACGTCACGATCACAAACATATTGGCTGTCTACAACGTGGGCTTTTCCATCGTGCTGCCCCTCTTCGCGCAGTACTACAAAAGT GTCGACTATGACCCCAATGTGTTTCCGGCGTGCAAGGTGAAAATCGCCCTCACGAGTGAGAGCGAGAGGGACACCTCCGAGGCGAGCGAG CAAGCCGAAGGGAACTTCGCCTGGAGCACCGCCCGGAGCACTGCGGAAAGGAGCCGCAGCAAGGTGGACGTCGTCTCGGCAAGCATATTTTCCACCGGAAACATAACCCTCACGGGGGGAAAGAGCTACCAGAATCTCCAGAGGTGCATCGACATTCTGTATCCCTACCTGATTAAAAGTAAATCGCAGCACTGA